A single window of Rubripirellula lacrimiformis DNA harbors:
- a CDS encoding DUF1549 and DUF1553 domain-containing protein, with protein sequence MNHSTEHETPPEASVAAILADAYDAPPVPASLVRRLDAGITDQWGASPALEPQAAGTIWSNVLRGTKVVSGWPIAGALAATLMLAFFVIGGSKTYAWTSVVDAITRQPLLHLTGASGNWSLDSSTIASKSESQRSRMVLSFLLRAVGQSTEDLPLSGLKVADQSWERINNSIAMHIVFTTDDDQQIDLDLMLDPDTSLPQTARIRERSNKPQASSPTAILTSTEPGPRELTITYPRRNLLPSGVEGDQMVATTPDRPSIGRSGDALAPAPKRSLVGALPLGAATTWRPVSIEVQSAKETLAATDELLNELWTERSVQPVAEANDSELLRRVYLDLAGRTPTVTEARNYLEQTAADRYERLVDQLLESPDHASHLATTWRTFLIPDGVDLTAFGGLEAFDRWLADQFGKDEPYDKIVRRLLLAEGRLSKSGPLLFYSAAKLDPDQLAARTSRVFLGIRLECAQCHDHPFEPWTQEDFWSYAAFFAQISRPKGELATASKLMQVRDVDRGEVMLPETDRVIPPRFLDHADDPSATRVARRQRLASWLTSAQNPYFARATVNRVWAQMFGRGIVDPVDDFGSKNQPISPELLDLLAGQLIQTNFNLRSVLRTVALSRAYRLSSASDDSSEIRLECFAQMGVKTLTAAQLYDCISMATRLDAASQRQGTATTVARFGNSQRDQFLQQFASPATNRVDYLSGIPQALTMMNGDLVAMATGTNSGGLLKSLDAPFFTNKQRVEVLFLATLSRPPTAQEQEVLSQTILSDPDVSLRHDGLSDLLWALLNSAEFTLNH encoded by the coding sequence ATGAACCATTCAACCGAACATGAAACGCCGCCAGAGGCTAGCGTCGCTGCCATCTTGGCGGACGCATACGACGCGCCGCCGGTGCCAGCATCCTTGGTGCGGCGACTTGATGCTGGCATCACCGATCAGTGGGGTGCATCTCCTGCCTTGGAACCACAGGCAGCCGGTACAATTTGGTCGAACGTGTTGCGTGGAACCAAGGTGGTTTCCGGTTGGCCGATCGCCGGCGCGCTTGCAGCAACCTTGATGCTGGCGTTCTTTGTGATCGGTGGATCGAAGACTTATGCTTGGACGTCCGTCGTGGACGCGATCACGCGGCAACCATTGCTGCACTTGACTGGCGCCAGCGGAAATTGGTCCTTGGACTCATCCACGATCGCGTCGAAATCCGAATCACAGCGCAGCCGCATGGTATTGTCGTTTTTGCTGCGAGCGGTCGGTCAGTCAACCGAAGACCTACCGCTATCAGGCTTGAAAGTCGCCGATCAAAGCTGGGAACGCATCAACAATTCGATCGCGATGCATATCGTCTTCACGACCGATGACGACCAGCAGATCGATCTGGATCTGATGTTGGACCCGGACACATCGCTGCCCCAAACCGCCCGAATTCGCGAACGGTCCAACAAGCCTCAAGCAAGCAGTCCGACAGCCATCCTCACATCCACTGAACCCGGACCGCGGGAACTGACGATCACTTATCCGCGACGCAATTTGTTGCCCAGCGGCGTGGAAGGAGACCAAATGGTTGCGACCACGCCCGATCGTCCATCCATTGGTCGAAGTGGTGATGCATTGGCTCCGGCACCGAAACGGTCGCTCGTGGGTGCATTGCCACTGGGTGCTGCAACCACATGGCGTCCGGTGTCGATTGAAGTGCAATCGGCGAAAGAGACTTTAGCAGCGACCGATGAATTGCTGAACGAACTTTGGACCGAGCGGTCGGTGCAACCGGTCGCGGAAGCCAACGATTCGGAACTGCTTCGCCGGGTCTATCTGGACCTAGCCGGTCGAACGCCGACGGTCACCGAAGCACGAAACTATTTGGAACAAACAGCCGCCGACCGTTACGAGCGATTGGTTGACCAGCTGTTAGAGAGCCCAGACCACGCATCCCATTTGGCGACCACTTGGCGAACGTTCTTGATCCCCGATGGCGTGGACCTGACAGCGTTCGGCGGGTTAGAGGCATTCGACCGCTGGCTTGCCGATCAATTTGGCAAAGACGAACCCTACGACAAGATCGTACGTCGATTGTTGTTGGCCGAGGGAAGGCTTTCCAAGTCGGGCCCCTTGCTGTTCTATTCGGCGGCCAAGTTGGACCCTGACCAACTAGCCGCGCGGACCTCCCGCGTCTTCCTGGGCATTCGGCTCGAATGTGCTCAGTGCCATGACCATCCCTTCGAACCATGGACTCAAGAAGATTTCTGGAGCTATGCGGCCTTCTTTGCGCAGATTTCGCGTCCCAAGGGTGAACTAGCCACCGCATCGAAATTGATGCAGGTGCGTGATGTTGACCGTGGGGAGGTCATGCTGCCGGAAACCGATCGAGTCATTCCACCTCGCTTTCTGGACCACGCAGATGATCCGTCGGCTACGAGGGTCGCTCGACGCCAGCGACTGGCTTCCTGGCTGACCAGTGCCCAGAATCCATACTTTGCTCGCGCTACCGTCAACCGCGTGTGGGCCCAGATGTTTGGTCGCGGCATCGTGGATCCCGTCGACGATTTCGGTTCGAAGAACCAGCCCATTTCGCCTGAATTGCTTGACCTGTTGGCAGGTCAGTTGATCCAAACGAACTTCAATCTACGATCCGTTTTGCGGACGGTAGCGTTGTCACGTGCTTATCGCTTATCGAGCGCTTCCGATGACTCGAGTGAAATCCGGCTGGAGTGCTTCGCTCAGATGGGAGTCAAAACCTTGACGGCCGCTCAGCTTTACGATTGCATCAGCATGGCAACTCGTCTTGACGCTGCCTCCCAACGGCAGGGGACTGCGACCACAGTGGCCCGATTTGGAAATAGCCAACGGGATCAATTCCTACAACAATTCGCGTCACCGGCAACCAACCGCGTCGACTATCTCTCGGGAATTCCACAGGCCCTGACAATGATGAATGGAGATCTGGTCGCGATGGCGACGGGAACCAACAGCGGCGGTCTGCTGAAGTCACTCGACGCACCATTCTTTACCAACAAACAACGCGTCGAAGTTCTCTTTTTGGCGACTTTGTCTCGCCCACCGACTGCGCAAGAACAGGAAGTTCTTTCACAGACCATTTTGAGCGATCCGGACGTTAGCCTGCGTCACGATGGACTTTCCGATTTGCTGTGGGCATTGCTCAACAGTGCCGAGTTTACGCTGAACCATTGA